A portion of the Cryptomeria japonica chromosome 5, Sugi_1.0, whole genome shotgun sequence genome contains these proteins:
- the LOC131039518 gene encoding disease resistance protein Roq1-like, producing MLTSGMGLNVFLDSEELELGDHFPTEIEAAIKSASLHIAIFSENYSQSRWCLEELSFMCRTGTKIVPIFYHVKPEDVRYAKGVYAAAFERHKKKGRYTLEKLQEWKDALFTVSNNIGHIVNDKKDEEMLLKNITYCALRELKKLPLVVAEYPVGLDEIVKYFELTTLQSDESHYGVQMVGIWGMGGSGKTTLAKKLYNNIYPFMEKASLILDVRDAANKNLLGKKQEKLLKDLGFKGVSVENIEEGKAILTSYLRSFRALIVLDDVDHVDQLNALLPAKNSLGSESLVGSGSLIIITTRELQVLKKWGISSHYKMKPLSAVHAKKLFCWHAFIQPSPMNGFEELVEKFLQACNGLPLSLKVLGGQLYKKQSKDYWNSQLQKISRIVPEDIKERLKISYDVLDNEEKEVFLDLACFFIGEESNLVIELWNGSGWSGSCMLEILRNKCLVEVDEENFIRMHDHLRDLGREIANEQSPYRLWSPQQNIKIYDKQNGIGIRGIKATSAEEFGDCASQAELNVNTTRGIWSLAPSRLGLKFIVAHGCNLNQVISEVSGDLVWLRWSDSGQTNLQSLLPLKKMRVLELYERGSQTSIQLRELWVSESEVSIFWLF from the exons ATGCTTACCAGTGGCATGGGACTGAACGTTTTTCTGGATTCAGAAGAACTTGAATTAGGGGATCACTTCCCTACAGAAATAGAGGCAGCAATAAAGAGTGCATCGCTTCATATTGCTATATTTTCTGAGAATTATTCACAATCACGTTGGTGTTTAGAAGAGCTGTCATTTATGTGCAGAACAGGCACTAAAATTGTTCCTATTTTCTACCATGTGAAGCCTGAAGATGTCCGATATGCAAAAGGAGTGTATGCGGCTGCATTTGAACGGCACAAAAAGAAGGGAAGATACACCCTCGAAAAGCTTCAGGAGTGGAAGGATGCACTCTTCACTGTTTCCAATAATATAGGTCACATCGTTAATGACAAGAA AGATGAGGAGATGCTGCTGAAGAATATTACTTATTGTGCTCTCAGAGAGCTTAAAAAGTTACCATTAGTTGTAGCAGAATATCCCGTGGGTTTAGAtgaaattgtaaaatattttgaacTGACAACACTTCAATCTGATGAAAGTCATTATGGCGTGCAAATGGTGGGAATATGGGGCATGGGTGGTTCTGGAaagactactcttgctaaaaagttATATAATAACATATATCCATTCATGGAGAAGGCAAGTCTTATATTAGATGTTAGAGATGCTGCTAACAAAAACTTGTTGGGCAAGAAGCAGGAAAAGCTTCTGAAGGATCTTGGTTTTAAAGGTGTATCAGTTGAAAATATAGAAGAGGGGAAGGCAATTCTTACAAGCTACTTGAGGTCTTTTCGAGCACTAATTGTTCTCGATGATGTTGATCATGTGGACCAGTTGAATGCTTTATTGCCTGCCAAAAATAGCCTAGGATCTGAAAGTTTAGTTGGATCTGGTAGTTTGATTATCATCACTACAAGGGAATTACAAGTCCTTAAAAAATGGGGCATCTCCTCCCACTATAAAATGAAACCACTCAGTGCTGTCCATGCCAAGAAACTTTTTTGTTGGCATGCTTTCATACAACCATCTCCAATGAATGGTTTTGAAGAGCTTGTTGAAAAGTTTTTACAAGCTTGTAATGGGTTGCCGCTGTCTCTCAAAGTCCTTGGTGGACAGCTTTACAAAAAGCAAAGCAAAGATTACTGGAATAGTCAATTACAGAAGATCTCTAGGATAGTACCTGAAGATATCAAGGAGAGGCTTAAAATCAGTTATGATGTActagataatgaagagaaagaggtATTCTTGGATTTGGCATGCTTCTTCATTGGAGAGGAAAGCAATTTGGTTATTGAATTATGGAATGGTTCAGGGTGGAGTGGATCATGCATGTTGGAGATACTAAGGAATAAGTGTCTTGTTGAAGTAGATGAGGAGAATTTCATAAGAATGCATGACCATTTAAGAGATTTGGGTAGGGAAATTGCAAATGAACAATCACCTTACCGTCTCTGGTCTCCCcaacaaaatattaaaatttatgatAAACAG AATGGAATAGGCATTCGAGGAATAAAGGCCACCTCTGCGGAAGAGTTTGGTGATTGTGCCTCGCAAGCGGAACTCAATGTTAACACTACCAGAGGAATTTGGAGCCTGGCGCCTTCTAGACTTGGACTGAAATTTATTGTGGCTCATGGTTGTAACTTAAATCAAGTAATTAGTGAAGTGTCAGGAGATTTGGTCTGGCTTCGCTGGTCTGATAGTGGGCAGACAAATCTTCAATCACTACTTCCACTGAAAAAAATGAGGGTTTTAGAACTGTATGAACGTGGGAGTCAGACAAGCATTCAATTACGTGAGCTTTGGGTGTCTGAGTCGGAAGTAAGCATTTTTTGGctgttttaa